AAATGTTCCTGTAAAAACACCTAACAAAGCTGTAGCAATTGCAGGTATAGTAGAAAATATTCCTTCGGGATCATAAACGGTACTGTGGAGCCTACCCGGTAAAAACAGACGATCAATATATCCTTCTAATGATCCTTCTTTGGTTAAAACTCCAGCACCAAAATCAGGTACGGGAATCCATTTCATTGCGGCATAATAACCAATCAAAATACCGAAAAACCAGATTAACTGTTTTTTAAAATCAAAATTCAAATAGATGATTCCGGCAAAAAACCAAGCCAGTCCAATTCTACCTAAAACACTTGCAAAACGTGTATGATCGAAACCGTCAAATCGCAATAATCCATTTACTACAAATCCTAAAACCAGTAAAATACAGGTTCTTTTAAGCATTGATAAGTATATTTTTCGCTTTTCGTTTCTTGGTAAATCTTTTGGTGTTTTTACTCCTGCCAGCTGCATTTTCTTTTCAAAAGAATATGGCATTGAAACTCCTGCAACAAAAAGAAACACAGGAAAAATCATATCATAAAATGTAATCCCATTCCATTCTGCATGATGTAATTGCGATGACATCCAGATAAAAACAGGAATTGGGGCAGCTTTTGCCAGAGCATGAATGATATGTTCTCCGCTCATAATCCAAAACATAACAAATCCGCGAAGCGCATCTAAAGAAATTAATCTTCCATTAGTAGGGTTACTCATAATTTTATTTTTATTCTGTATTTAGTTCGCAGTTTTCGGTCGCAGTCTCAGTTTTCAGTCCCAGTTTACACTGAGAACTGAGACCGAAAACTGAGACTGCGACTGCGACTGTAAACTTATTCTATTGGTTTAATAACAAATCCGTAGCTGTATTCACTTTCCGTCAATACATACTGTTTGTGTGGTGGTAATCCCCAGCTGTTGTCGCCTCCTAATCCGCGCTGTGTTAAATCAACACACACGACAACTTCATTTCGAGGCGTAATGTCGCTCGAATGAATATTCTTTTTAGAAAGTCCTGCGTCAAAATCACTCGGATAATTATTCAAAGTACTCATACCTAAAGGCTGCAGACCTTTTATTTCCAAGCCATTTCCTTTATTGCCTGACAATTTAAACCAGCGTATATCCGTTTTGTATCCATTTTCCTGTGGGCGTATATAAGGCACATATTGGTCTGCAACTTTACTGTAATAAATTCCTTTGAATGCAGCTGTTTTTCTGTCCGGATAATTTTCTAACGGCCCTCTTCCGTAATAATCCAGATTTTCTAGCGTATTTTTTAAGGTGAAAATCATTCCGAAACGCGGTAATTCCGGTAACGGATTTGCACCTTTTTTATATGACGCTTGTATTTCTAAAGCACCATTATTTC
This region of uncultured Flavobacterium sp. genomic DNA includes:
- a CDS encoding DUF5009 domain-containing protein, producing MSNPTNGRLISLDALRGFVMFWIMSGEHIIHALAKAAPIPVFIWMSSQLHHAEWNGITFYDMIFPVFLFVAGVSMPYSFEKKMQLAGVKTPKDLPRNEKRKIYLSMLKRTCILLVLGFVVNGLLRFDGFDHTRFASVLGRIGLAWFFAGIIYLNFDFKKQLIWFFGILIGYYAAMKWIPVPDFGAGVLTKEGSLEGYIDRLFLPGRLHSTVYDPEGIFSTIPAIATALLGVFTGTFLKAKYPYSVKVKLLLMALTAVVLIIAGLLWDINFPINKHLWTSSFVFFVGGFSILFFVFFYSIIDLFGFHKWAFPLILIGSNSILIYIAAEGLVDFKHTAEYVFGGLINFLPLIWQPVFATLSVTVVQLILLYFLYKRKWFLKI